A section of the Pseudomonas prosekii genome encodes:
- a CDS encoding HPP family protein, whose product MLARWLPAAINTRPSEWSRAAIGMSLGTLFSVWLCSQVFGIQVAQHLVGPLGASAVLLFAVSSGALAQPWSILGGYFSAGVVSLLVAHVLGRTLGSACLAAGMAVVLMCWLRCLHPPAGALALLLVLADPATIALDWKALAPVMLSAAAMLLSALAYNNLTRIRYPKRPAEPAPVLPSADSQAITAEDLKRALADMEAFIDVTPEDLEQLIHASELHAKRRSISEVLSSRT is encoded by the coding sequence ATGCTTGCTCGCTGGTTACCTGCCGCCATCAATACCCGTCCCTCCGAATGGAGCCGCGCTGCCATCGGCATGTCCCTCGGCACGCTGTTCAGCGTCTGGTTGTGCAGCCAGGTGTTTGGCATTCAGGTCGCGCAGCATTTGGTCGGCCCGTTGGGTGCGTCGGCGGTGTTGCTGTTCGCGGTGTCTTCCGGTGCCCTCGCCCAGCCGTGGTCGATTCTCGGCGGCTATTTCAGCGCCGGCGTGGTCTCGCTGCTGGTCGCGCATGTGCTCGGGCGCACGTTGGGCAGCGCGTGTCTGGCGGCGGGAATGGCGGTGGTCTTGATGTGCTGGTTGCGTTGCCTGCATCCGCCGGCCGGAGCGTTGGCGCTGCTGTTGGTGCTGGCCGACCCGGCGACTATCGCGCTGGACTGGAAAGCCCTCGCGCCGGTGATGCTCAGTGCGGCAGCGATGCTGCTGAGTGCGTTGGCGTACAACAACCTGACGCGGATTCGTTATCCAAAACGCCCGGCGGAACCCGCGCCAGTGCTGCCTTCGGCCGACAGTCAGGCGATCACCGCCGAGGATTTGAAACGGGCCCTGGCGGACATGGAAGCCTTTATTGACGTCACCCCCGAAGACCTCGAACAACTGATCCACGCCAGCGAACTGCACGCCAAACGCCGCAGCATCAGCGAAGTGCTCAGCAGCAGAACCTGA
- a CDS encoding SDR family NAD(P)-dependent oxidoreductase: MQIENKVFLVTGGASGLGAATAEMLVAAGAKVMLVDMNAEAVAAQAQRLGHGAQSVVADISNEAAAEAAVAATVQAFGGLHGLVNCAGIVRGEKILGKTGPHALASFSQVINVNLIGSFNMLRLAAAAIAETEANADGERGVIINTASVAAYDGQIGQAAYAASKGAIVSLTLPAARELARFGIRVMTIAPGIFETPMMAGMTEEVRASLAAGVPFPPRLGKPAEYAALVRHIIENSMLNGEVIRLDGALRMAAK, translated from the coding sequence ATGCAGATCGAAAACAAGGTTTTTCTCGTCACCGGCGGCGCATCCGGCCTCGGTGCCGCCACCGCTGAAATGCTCGTCGCGGCGGGCGCCAAAGTGATGTTGGTGGACATGAACGCCGAGGCTGTTGCGGCGCAGGCACAACGGCTTGGTCATGGCGCGCAAAGCGTGGTCGCGGACATCAGCAATGAAGCCGCCGCTGAAGCTGCGGTCGCCGCGACGGTGCAAGCCTTCGGTGGCCTGCACGGTCTGGTGAATTGCGCCGGCATCGTGCGCGGCGAGAAAATCCTCGGCAAGACTGGCCCGCATGCGCTGGCGAGTTTCAGCCAGGTGATTAACGTCAACCTGATCGGCAGCTTCAATATGCTGCGCCTGGCCGCAGCGGCCATCGCCGAAACCGAAGCGAACGCCGACGGTGAGCGCGGCGTGATCATCAACACCGCGTCGGTGGCCGCCTACGACGGGCAGATCGGCCAGGCTGCGTACGCCGCGTCGAAAGGCGCGATTGTCAGCCTGACCTTGCCCGCCGCTCGTGAACTGGCGCGTTTCGGCATCCGCGTGATGACTATCGCACCGGGCATTTTCGAAACGCCGATGATGGCCGGCATGACTGAGGAAGTCCGCGCTTCGCTGGCCGCCGGTGTGCCGTTCCCGCCACGTCTGGGCAAACCCGCCGAATACGCGGCGCTGGTGCGGCATATCATCGAAAACAGCATGCTCAATGGCGAGGTGATCCGTCTCGACGGCGCCTTGCGCATGGCCGCCAAGTAA
- a CDS encoding acyl-CoA dehydrogenase has protein sequence MIPNDEQSQISEAARQFAQERLKPFAAEWDREHRFPKEAIGEMAELGFFGMLVPEQWGGCDTGYLAYAMALEEIAAGDGACSTIMSVHNSVGCVPILKYGTDEQKQRLLTPLASGAMLGAFALTEPQAGSDASGLKTRARLEGDHYVLNGCKQFITSGQNAGVVIVFAVTDPGAGKRGITALIVPTDSPGYKVARVEDKLGQHASDTCQILFEDVKVPVANRLGEEGEGYRIALANLEGGRVGIAAQSVGMARAAFEAARDYARERESFGKPIIEHQAVAFRLADMATQIAVARQMVHYAAALRDSGKPALVEASMAKLFASEMAEKVCSSALQTLGGYGYLNDFPLERIYRDVRVCQIYEGTSDIQRMVISRNL, from the coding sequence ATGATTCCCAATGACGAACAATCACAAATCAGCGAAGCCGCCCGGCAGTTTGCTCAGGAGCGGCTGAAGCCGTTTGCCGCAGAATGGGACCGCGAGCATCGCTTTCCGAAAGAGGCCATCGGCGAAATGGCCGAGCTGGGCTTCTTCGGCATGCTGGTGCCGGAACAGTGGGGCGGTTGCGACACCGGTTATCTGGCTTACGCCATGGCCCTGGAAGAAATCGCCGCGGGCGACGGCGCCTGCTCGACGATCATGAGCGTGCACAACTCGGTGGGTTGCGTGCCGATTCTCAAGTACGGCACCGACGAACAGAAACAACGCTTGCTCACACCACTCGCCAGCGGCGCAATGCTCGGCGCGTTTGCGTTGACCGAACCGCAGGCCGGTTCCGATGCCAGCGGCCTGAAAACCCGCGCGCGGTTGGAAGGCGATCATTACGTGTTGAACGGCTGCAAACAGTTCATCACGTCCGGGCAGAACGCCGGGGTGGTCATCGTGTTCGCCGTCACCGATCCGGGCGCGGGCAAACGCGGGATCACCGCGCTGATCGTGCCGACCGATTCACCGGGCTACAAAGTCGCGCGGGTCGAAGACAAACTCGGCCAGCACGCCTCGGACACCTGCCAGATTCTGTTTGAAGACGTCAAAGTGCCGGTCGCCAACCGCTTGGGCGAGGAGGGCGAAGGTTACCGCATCGCCCTGGCCAACCTTGAGGGCGGACGCGTCGGCATCGCCGCGCAATCGGTGGGCATGGCCCGCGCCGCGTTCGAAGCCGCGCGCGATTATGCCCGTGAGCGCGAAAGTTTCGGCAAGCCGATCATCGAACACCAAGCGGTGGCCTTCCGTTTGGCTGACATGGCGACGCAAATCGCCGTCGCCCGGCAAATGGTGCATTACGCAGCAGCACTGCGCGACAGCGGCAAACCGGCGCTGGTCGAAGCCTCGATGGCCAAGCTGTTCGCCTCGGAAATGGCCGAAAAAGTCTGCTCCAGCGCGTTGCAAACCCTCGGCGGATACGGTTACCTCAACGACTTCCCGCTGGAACGAATCTACCGCGACGTGCGCGTGTGCCAGATCTACGAAGGCACCAGCGATATTCAGCGCATGGTTATTTCGCGCAATCTTTAA
- a CDS encoding enoyl-CoA hydratase/isomerase family protein — translation MTAQVSSKEIKAMDAMQNAVLAEVRNHIGHLTLNRPAGLNAITLDMVRRLQRQLDAWAEDPQVNAVVLRGAGEKAFCAGGDIRSLYDSYKNGDTLHEDFFVEEYALDLTLHHYRKPVLALMDGFVLGGGMGLVQGADLRVVTERSRLAMPEVAIGYFPDVGGSYFLSRIPGELGIYLGVSGVQIRAADALYCGLADWYLESARLGQLDELLDHLEWHETPLKDLQGALAKIAAQQLPDAPLSALRPAIDHFFGLPDVASMVEQMREVTVANSHEWAKSTADLLESRSPLAMGVTLEMLRRGRKLSLEQCFALELHLDRQWFDRGDLIEGVRALLIDKDKQPRWNPPTLQALHAEHVESFFSGFAQSGN, via the coding sequence ATGACTGCTCAGGTTTCATCTAAGGAGATCAAAGCCATGGATGCCATGCAAAATGCCGTTCTGGCCGAGGTTCGCAACCATATCGGTCACCTGACCCTGAATCGCCCCGCCGGCCTCAATGCGATCACCCTCGACATGGTCCGGCGCCTGCAACGCCAACTCGACGCCTGGGCCGAAGATCCGCAGGTCAACGCCGTGGTGTTACGCGGTGCCGGCGAGAAGGCCTTCTGTGCCGGCGGCGACATTCGTTCGCTGTACGACAGCTACAAAAACGGCGACACGCTGCACGAAGATTTCTTCGTCGAGGAATACGCCCTCGACCTCACACTCCACCACTACCGCAAACCGGTCCTCGCGCTGATGGACGGTTTTGTCCTTGGCGGCGGCATGGGTCTGGTGCAAGGCGCCGACCTGCGCGTGGTCACCGAGCGCAGCCGACTGGCGATGCCGGAAGTGGCCATCGGCTATTTTCCCGACGTCGGCGGCAGCTACTTTCTGTCGCGCATTCCGGGCGAACTGGGGATTTACCTCGGCGTCAGCGGCGTGCAGATTCGCGCGGCGGACGCGCTGTATTGCGGCTTGGCCGACTGGTACCTGGAAAGCGCCAGACTGGGTCAGCTCGATGAGCTACTCGATCATCTGGAATGGCACGAAACGCCACTCAAGGACCTGCAAGGCGCGCTGGCGAAAATCGCCGCGCAGCAATTGCCCGACGCGCCGCTGAGTGCGCTGCGCCCGGCCATCGACCACTTCTTCGGCCTGCCGGATGTCGCGAGCATGGTCGAGCAAATGCGCGAAGTGACGGTCGCCAACAGCCACGAATGGGCCAAGTCCACCGCCGATCTGCTGGAAAGCCGTTCACCGCTGGCCATGGGCGTGACCCTGGAAATGCTCCGGCGCGGACGCAAGTTGAGCCTGGAACAATGCTTCGCCCTCGAGCTGCACCTGGACCGTCAATGGTTCGACCGTGGCGACCTGATCGAAGGCGTGCGCGCCTTGCTGATCGACAAAGACAAACAACCGCGCTGGAACCCGCCGACCTTGCAGGCGCTGCACGCCGAGCACGTCGAGAGTTTCTTCAGTGGTTTTGCGCAGAGCGGGAACTGA
- a CDS encoding acetyl-CoA C-acyltransferase: MTLANDPIVIVSAVRTPMGGFQGELKSLTAPQLGAAAIKAAVERAGIGADAVEEVLFGCVLSAGLGQAPARQAALGAGLDKSTRCTTLNKMCGSGMEATILAHDMLVAGSAEVVIAGGMESMSNSPYLLDRARSGFRMGHGRVLDHMFLDGLEDAYDKGRLMGTFAEDCAETNGFSREAQDAFAIASTTRAQQAIKDGSFKDEIVPLSVMVGKEQVLISNDEQPPKAKLDKIAALKPAFRDGGTVTAANSSSISDGAAALVLMRRSEAQQRGLKPLAVIHGHAAFADTPGLFPVAPVGAIKKLMTKTGWSLDEVELFEVNEAFAVVSLVTMSKLEIPHEKVNVHGGACALGHPIGASGARILVTLLSALRQKGLKRGVAAICIGGGEATAMAVECLY; this comes from the coding sequence ATGACTCTTGCCAACGATCCGATTGTTATCGTCAGCGCCGTCCGCACTCCGATGGGCGGCTTCCAGGGCGAACTGAAAAGCCTCACCGCACCGCAACTCGGCGCCGCAGCGATCAAAGCGGCGGTCGAGCGTGCCGGTATCGGCGCCGATGCGGTTGAAGAAGTGCTGTTCGGCTGCGTGCTGTCCGCCGGCCTCGGCCAGGCCCCCGCGCGGCAAGCGGCACTCGGCGCCGGGCTGGATAAATCGACCCGTTGCACCACGCTGAACAAGATGTGCGGTTCGGGCATGGAAGCGACGATTCTGGCCCACGACATGCTGGTGGCCGGCAGCGCCGAAGTGGTTATCGCCGGCGGCATGGAAAGCATGTCGAACTCGCCATATCTGCTCGATCGCGCCCGCAGCGGTTTTCGCATGGGCCACGGCCGGGTGCTCGATCACATGTTCCTCGACGGCCTCGAAGACGCCTACGACAAGGGCCGGCTGATGGGCACTTTTGCCGAGGATTGCGCCGAGACCAACGGTTTCAGCCGCGAAGCGCAGGACGCTTTTGCGATCGCCTCGACCACCCGCGCGCAGCAGGCGATCAAGGACGGCAGCTTCAAGGACGAAATCGTCCCGCTGAGCGTGATGGTCGGCAAGGAACAGGTGCTGATCAGCAACGACGAACAACCGCCGAAAGCCAAACTCGACAAGATCGCCGCGCTGAAACCGGCGTTCCGCGACGGCGGCACGGTGACAGCGGCGAACTCCAGCTCAATCTCCGACGGCGCCGCAGCGCTGGTGCTGATGCGTCGTTCCGAGGCACAACAGCGCGGGCTCAAGCCTCTGGCGGTGATTCACGGCCACGCGGCGTTTGCCGATACGCCGGGGCTGTTCCCGGTGGCGCCGGTCGGTGCGATCAAGAAACTGATGACAAAAACCGGCTGGTCGCTGGATGAAGTCGAGTTGTTTGAGGTGAACGAAGCGTTTGCGGTGGTCAGTCTGGTGACCATGAGCAAACTGGAAATCCCCCATGAGAAGGTCAACGTGCACGGCGGCGCCTGCGCGCTGGGCCATCCGATTGGCGCGTCGGGCGCGCGGATTCTGGTGACATTGCTTTCGGCGCTGCGCCAGAAAGGCCTGAAACGCGGCGTTGCAGCAATCTGCATCGGCGGCGGCGAAGCAACGGCCATGGCCGTGGAATGCTTGTACTAA
- a CDS encoding acyl-CoA dehydrogenase family protein: MHDIELSEEQVMIRDMARDFARGEIAPHAQAWEKAGWIDDGLVAKMGELGLLGMVVPEEWGGTYVDYVAYALAVEEISAGDGATGALMSIHNSVGCGPVLNYGTEEQKKTWLPDLASGQAIGCFCLTEPQAGSEAHNLRTRAELRDGQWVINGAKQFVSNGKRAKLAIVFAVTDPDLGKRGISAFLVPTDTPGFIVDRTEHKMGIRASDTCAVTLSNCTIAEANLLGERGKGLAIALSNLEGGRIGIAAQALGIARAAFEAALAYSRDRVQFGKTINEHQSIANMLADMHTRLNAARLLVLHAARLRSAGKPCLSEASQAKLFASEIAEKVCSSAIQIHGGYGYLEDYPVERYYRDARITQIYEGSSEIQRMVIARELKNYLV; the protein is encoded by the coding sequence ATGCACGATATCGAATTAAGCGAAGAGCAAGTGATGATCCGCGACATGGCCCGGGACTTTGCCCGTGGCGAAATCGCGCCCCACGCGCAAGCCTGGGAAAAGGCTGGCTGGATCGACGACGGTCTGGTGGCGAAGATGGGCGAGTTGGGCTTGCTGGGCATGGTGGTGCCGGAAGAATGGGGCGGCACTTATGTCGACTACGTTGCCTATGCCTTGGCCGTGGAAGAGATTTCTGCCGGTGATGGCGCCACGGGCGCGCTGATGAGCATTCACAACTCGGTGGGTTGCGGCCCGGTGCTCAATTACGGCACTGAAGAACAGAAAAAAACCTGGTTGCCGGACCTCGCCAGTGGTCAGGCGATTGGCTGTTTTTGCCTGACTGAACCGCAAGCCGGCTCCGAAGCGCACAACCTGCGCACCCGCGCCGAACTGCGCGACGGCCAGTGGGTGATTAACGGCGCCAAGCAGTTTGTCAGCAACGGCAAACGCGCAAAACTGGCGATTGTGTTCGCGGTGACTGACCCGGACCTGGGCAAACGCGGAATCTCGGCGTTTCTGGTGCCGACCGATACCCCGGGGTTTATCGTCGACCGCACCGAGCACAAAATGGGCATCCGCGCCTCCGACACCTGCGCGGTGACGCTGAGCAATTGCACGATTGCCGAAGCCAATCTGCTGGGCGAGCGCGGCAAAGGCCTGGCCATCGCCCTGTCCAACCTTGAAGGCGGGCGCATCGGCATCGCCGCGCAAGCACTGGGCATTGCGCGTGCGGCGTTTGAAGCGGCGCTGGCCTATTCGCGCGATCGAGTGCAGTTCGGCAAGACCATCAATGAACACCAAAGCATCGCCAACATGCTCGCCGACATGCACACACGGCTGAACGCGGCGCGGTTGCTGGTCCTCCACGCCGCGCGGCTGCGCAGCGCCGGTAAACCGTGTTTGTCGGAAGCTTCGCAGGCGAAGTTGTTTGCCTCGGAAATCGCCGAAAAGGTCTGCTCTTCGGCGATCCAGATTCATGGCGGTTATGGCTACCTGGAGGATTACCCGGTAGAGCGTTATTACCGGGATGCGCGGATCACGCAGATTTACGAAGGGTCGAGCGAGATCCAGCGAATGGTGATTGCTCGCGAATTGAAAAACTATCTGGTCTGA
- a CDS encoding enoyl-CoA hydratase, translating to MSYETILLETQGRVGLITLNRPQALNALNAQLVSELNHALDGLEADSNIGCIVLTGSKKAFAAGADIKEMAELTYPQIYLDDLFSDSDRVANRRKPIIAAVNGFALGGGCELALMCDFILAGDNARFGQPEINLGVLPGMGGTQRLTRAVGKAKAMEMCLSGRLIDAVEAERCGIVARIVPADELLDEALKVATLIAKKSLPIAMMVKESVNRAFEVSLSEGVRFERRVFHAAFATQDQKEGMAAFIAKREAEFQGK from the coding sequence ATGTCTTACGAAACGATTCTCCTGGAAACCCAGGGCCGCGTCGGTCTGATCACGCTCAACCGGCCACAAGCGCTGAATGCCTTGAACGCGCAACTGGTCAGCGAACTGAACCACGCTCTCGATGGCCTCGAAGCCGATTCGAACATCGGCTGCATCGTGCTCACCGGTTCGAAGAAAGCCTTCGCCGCTGGCGCCGACATCAAGGAAATGGCCGAGCTGACGTATCCGCAGATCTACCTCGACGACCTGTTCAGCGACAGTGATCGGGTGGCCAACCGCCGCAAGCCAATTATCGCTGCGGTCAACGGTTTTGCCCTTGGCGGTGGCTGTGAACTGGCGCTGATGTGCGACTTTATCCTCGCCGGCGACAACGCCCGGTTCGGCCAGCCGGAAATCAACCTCGGCGTGCTCCCGGGCATGGGCGGCACCCAGCGCCTGACCCGCGCGGTGGGCAAGGCCAAAGCCATGGAAATGTGCTTGAGCGGGCGGTTGATCGATGCAGTGGAAGCGGAGCGTTGCGGGATTGTCGCGCGGATCGTGCCGGCGGATGAATTGCTCGATGAGGCGCTGAAAGTCGCGACGTTGATTGCGAAGAAGTCGTTGCCGATCGCGATGATGGTCAAGGAAAGCGTCAACCGCGCGTTTGAAGTGAGCCTGTCGGAAGGCGTGCGCTTCGAGCGCCGAGTGTTCCACGCGGCGTTCGCGACGCAGGATCAGAAAGAAGGGATGGCGGCGTTTATCGCCAAGCGCGAGGCTGAGTTTCAGGGCAAGTGA